Proteins encoded together in one Neobacillus sp. FSL H8-0543 window:
- the fhuF gene encoding siderophore-iron reductase FhuF — MVKLLEENGLLHLQKYRLSSNLQHTFTIADLMDKTLLANLFKELTYSLGTPSEKVAASIFIKRYAFIAVISLYAMSASNKKINLSMDNIEMEKPERGKDWLPKISLKDLSIEEWNGEDRDEWRRETFRELFANNIYPIIEQLEKNYKISRLILWENIAIYLFWLYETELKNSDNPYVKSDFHYLFSEAEGELFGRYHNNPLQKYQSEKKYLEEFQEEIRVRKTCCFSYQLPSSKRCKTCPCTYIAKDGGCYDGESICSAVRSFT, encoded by the coding sequence ATGGTTAAACTGTTAGAGGAAAATGGCCTGCTCCATTTACAAAAATACAGACTTAGCAGCAATTTACAGCACACTTTTACCATTGCTGATTTAATGGACAAAACATTATTAGCAAACTTGTTCAAAGAACTTACTTACTCACTGGGTACTCCTTCAGAGAAGGTTGCCGCGTCCATTTTTATCAAAAGGTATGCATTTATTGCCGTTATTTCGCTTTATGCGATGTCAGCCAGCAATAAAAAAATAAACCTTTCAATGGATAATATTGAAATGGAAAAGCCAGAGCGCGGCAAAGATTGGCTACCGAAGATTTCTCTTAAGGATCTATCTATTGAGGAGTGGAATGGCGAAGACCGTGACGAATGGAGAAGAGAGACCTTTCGTGAGTTGTTTGCCAATAATATTTATCCGATTATTGAGCAGTTAGAAAAAAACTATAAAATTTCAAGGCTGATTTTATGGGAAAATATTGCTATCTATTTATTTTGGCTTTACGAAACGGAACTAAAGAATAGCGATAACCCTTATGTTAAAAGCGATTTTCATTATTTGTTTTCAGAAGCAGAGGGAGAGTTATTTGGACGTTACCATAACAATCCGCTGCAAAAATACCAAAGTGAAAAGAAGTACCTGGAAGAATTTCAGGAAGAGATAAGAGTGCGGAAGACTTGTTGTTTCTCTTATCAATTGCCGAGTTCGAAGCGCTGTAAAACATGTCCATGTACTTATATTGCCAAGGATGGAGGGTGCTACGATGGAGAAAGCATTTGCTCAGCAGTTCGAAGCTTTACTTGA
- a CDS encoding ABC transporter ATP-binding protein: MKSAIETKDLSLSYGETLIIDELNLTIPKGEVTVFIGGNGCGKSTLLRSIARLLKPKSGAVLLEGDAIAKLSTKEVAKKMAILPQSPSAPEGLTVLQLVKQGRYPHQSWLKQWSEKDERMVNDALKATRLEELKERTVDSLSGGQRQRAWIAMTLAQDTDVILLDEPTTYLDMAHQIEILDLLFELNEEENRTVVMVLHDLNLACRYAHNIVAIKDQKVYAQGKPEFVINCSLVKNVFGMECEVTIDPLFGTPLCIPYGKGRRILKNAVASHG, translated from the coding sequence ATGAAAAGTGCGATTGAAACGAAAGATTTATCACTTTCATATGGAGAGACCCTCATCATTGATGAGTTGAACTTAACCATTCCTAAGGGTGAAGTTACCGTGTTTATTGGCGGAAATGGATGTGGGAAATCAACTCTTCTTCGTTCAATTGCCCGTCTTTTGAAGCCAAAATCAGGTGCTGTGCTTTTAGAAGGTGATGCGATTGCGAAGCTTTCAACAAAGGAAGTGGCTAAAAAAATGGCGATTCTGCCACAATCTCCGTCTGCACCTGAAGGATTGACCGTCCTGCAGCTTGTAAAACAGGGCAGATATCCTCACCAATCGTGGTTAAAACAATGGTCAGAAAAGGATGAAAGAATGGTAAATGACGCGCTCAAGGCCACTCGTTTAGAGGAGTTAAAAGAGCGGACTGTCGACTCTCTATCGGGTGGTCAAAGGCAGCGTGCCTGGATTGCGATGACCCTCGCTCAGGATACCGATGTGATTCTGTTGGATGAACCAACAACCTATTTAGATATGGCACATCAAATTGAAATTCTTGACTTACTTTTTGAATTGAATGAAGAAGAAAATAGAACGGTTGTTATGGTACTTCATGACCTCAATCTTGCCTGCCGTTACGCTCACAATATCGTAGCGATTAAGGATCAGAAGGTTTATGCGCAAGGGAAGCCAGAGTTTGTGATTAATTGCAGCCTTGTAAAAAATGTATTCGGGATGGAGTGCGAGGTAACAATTGATCCGCTTTTCGGCACACCGCTTTGTATCCCATACGGTAAGGGAAGACGTATCCTAAAGAATGCGGTAGCTTCCCATGGTTAA
- a CDS encoding iron ABC transporter permease — MSKYKNIRLFKGNFSFLMDRKAAYVFMVLMIISFLVFVISTGTGEMKISPLTVLKVLAGNGPDMETLIITSFRLPRIIIALLVGISLAVAGGILQGMIRNPLASPDILGITGGAAVAVVGFLAFFSDENNALTVSINWLPLAAFLGAAVVAFLVYFLAWKNGVSPIRLVLIGIGISTLMQAVTTLMMILGPIYQASQANIWITGTVYGSNWNNVATLLPWTVLFLLIAMIAARTINIQELGDEVAIGLGGKVQRQRFGLLMISTALIGSAVAFAGGIGFVGLMAPHMARRLVGSSFGALLPASALIGGILVMLADLIGRTLFSPLEIPAGVFTAGIGAPYFIYLLFKTRNN; from the coding sequence ATGAGCAAATACAAAAATATTCGCTTATTTAAAGGGAACTTCTCTTTCTTAATGGACCGAAAAGCTGCCTATGTTTTTATGGTATTGATGATTATTTCCTTTCTGGTCTTTGTTATCAGTACGGGAACAGGAGAAATGAAAATTAGTCCGCTCACAGTTTTAAAGGTTTTGGCTGGCAACGGGCCAGATATGGAAACACTTATCATTACCTCCTTCAGATTACCAAGAATTATCATAGCCCTTCTAGTTGGGATCTCCTTAGCAGTTGCCGGCGGGATCTTGCAGGGGATGATTAGAAATCCGTTAGCTTCCCCAGATATTCTCGGAATTACTGGGGGAGCAGCAGTAGCGGTTGTAGGATTTTTGGCGTTTTTCAGTGATGAAAATAATGCGTTGACTGTAAGTATAAATTGGTTACCGTTAGCAGCCTTTTTGGGTGCGGCGGTTGTTGCTTTTTTAGTTTACTTCCTGGCTTGGAAAAATGGAGTTTCACCGATTCGGCTGGTATTAATCGGGATTGGAATATCCACGCTAATGCAGGCAGTAACTACTTTAATGATGATCCTCGGCCCTATCTATCAGGCTAGCCAAGCAAATATATGGATTACGGGGACCGTTTACGGATCTAATTGGAATAATGTTGCTACACTTTTGCCGTGGACCGTACTATTTCTCCTTATTGCGATGATTGCCGCAAGAACGATAAATATTCAAGAGCTTGGTGATGAGGTAGCAATAGGTTTGGGCGGAAAGGTACAAAGACAACGATTTGGCCTGCTAATGATTAGTACTGCCCTCATTGGAAGTGCGGTTGCTTTTGCCGGAGGAATTGGCTTTGTTGGTTTAATGGCACCACATATGGCGCGCAGGCTGGTCGGTTCTTCTTTTGGCGCTTTATTACCTGCTTCGGCATTAATTGGCGGTATTCTAGTGATGCTAGCTGATTTAATTGGAAGAACGTTGTTTTCTCCACTGGAAATTCCTGCAGGCGTGTTTACAGCAGGAATCGGTGCTCCATATTTTATCTACTTACTTTTTAAGACAAGAAATAATTAA